The following proteins are encoded in a genomic region of Opitutus sp.:
- a CDS encoding peptidoglycan glycosyltransferase, which yields MPSNGKDRGNLVETHKGYDPRVIVFYPVIAVLLLILAGGLAYQQLWLTERFHESERKQNQRRILVPGPRGNIYDREGRPLVANRPRFAVTLYLGELRKDFRAEYIRIRKAYRAAGDKDVPSGSQMERIARFTVVHRYLDQINSTLGRTTELDADDLDKHFHRQLLLPYLLVDDLKTSEYARLIEHLPVTSPLQVYASSIRDYPRGSIAAHTLGYVTSNDAPDASDDFPGAELTTFKMKGTIGRQGLEARFDAHLQGETGGAIYRVDPAGYRVNPPLSKRQPVHGHNLHTSLDAELQAAAEKAMAETELAGAAVALDVRTGEVLVLASKPDYSLLDFVPHLGHVAARDINERGAWLNRATHGLYPPGSSFKILTTIAGLRAGTIDPDALVTCTGYYQVGGRKFPCHDGHAHGPINLVTAIEKSCNVYYYKQGLDMGVAGLAAEARAYGFGRASGIEIAETRGSLVPDPDWKLERRSERWYPGDTANLSIGQGDLLVTPLQMAAFMASVARDERTTRPTILHEDNRGAQHSAPSGLTREQYAALVAGMEACAQTGTAKVLQSPFMKIPGLSIAGKTGTAQKQTPKGAINFAWFICFAPITNPQVAIAVVMEGDTPGEETAGGRYAVPVAAAILRKWDEQKKARPLGVLPSFISSRPASTISPQSNP from the coding sequence ATGCCCTCAAATGGTAAAGATCGCGGGAATTTGGTTGAAACACACAAGGGGTACGACCCGAGGGTGATTGTTTTTTATCCCGTCATTGCCGTGCTGCTGCTCATTCTTGCGGGTGGCCTGGCTTATCAGCAACTATGGCTCACCGAGCGTTTTCACGAAAGTGAACGAAAGCAAAATCAGCGGCGCATTCTCGTGCCGGGGCCGCGTGGCAATATCTACGATCGCGAGGGACGGCCACTCGTGGCCAACCGGCCCCGGTTCGCCGTAACCCTCTATCTGGGCGAGTTGCGCAAAGACTTTCGAGCTGAATACATCCGTATCCGAAAAGCCTATCGTGCCGCCGGCGACAAGGACGTGCCCTCGGGTTCCCAGATGGAGCGCATCGCCCGCTTTACCGTCGTGCACCGTTACCTTGATCAGATAAACAGCACTCTGGGTCGGACTACGGAGCTCGACGCCGACGACCTTGATAAGCACTTCCATCGGCAACTGCTTTTGCCCTACCTGTTGGTCGACGACCTCAAAACTTCTGAGTATGCGCGCCTGATTGAACACCTGCCGGTGACTTCACCGCTTCAAGTTTACGCTTCCAGTATTCGTGACTATCCGCGCGGTTCCATCGCAGCTCATACGCTGGGTTACGTGACCAGTAATGATGCCCCGGACGCTTCCGATGATTTTCCGGGCGCTGAGCTCACCACGTTCAAGATGAAGGGCACCATTGGCCGTCAGGGGCTTGAGGCTCGTTTCGATGCGCATTTACAGGGGGAAACCGGCGGGGCGATTTACCGTGTCGATCCGGCCGGCTACCGGGTTAACCCGCCCTTATCCAAGCGGCAGCCGGTTCACGGGCACAACCTTCACACTTCGCTCGATGCGGAACTGCAAGCTGCCGCTGAGAAGGCCATGGCGGAAACCGAACTCGCAGGCGCTGCTGTAGCGTTGGATGTGCGCACCGGAGAGGTGTTGGTTTTGGCGAGCAAGCCCGATTACAGTCTTTTGGATTTTGTGCCGCACCTCGGGCATGTTGCAGCCCGCGACATCAATGAACGGGGTGCTTGGCTTAATCGTGCAACCCACGGTCTTTATCCACCTGGATCCTCCTTTAAAATCCTCACGACCATAGCCGGCCTACGCGCCGGCACGATCGACCCTGATGCCTTGGTGACTTGCACCGGTTACTATCAGGTGGGCGGCCGCAAGTTTCCCTGCCACGACGGTCACGCCCATGGGCCCATCAACTTAGTCACTGCCATCGAAAAGAGCTGTAACGTTTATTATTACAAGCAGGGGCTCGACATGGGTGTAGCGGGACTCGCCGCCGAGGCCCGTGCATACGGGTTTGGTCGCGCCAGCGGGATTGAAATCGCGGAGACCCGCGGCTCTCTGGTTCCCGACCCCGATTGGAAACTGGAGCGTCGCTCCGAGCGTTGGTATCCAGGCGACACCGCCAACCTCTCCATTGGACAGGGCGACCTGCTCGTTACACCTCTGCAGATGGCGGCTTTTATGGCCTCGGTTGCACGTGATGAGCGAACCACCCGCCCCACTATTCTTCATGAGGATAATCGCGGTGCGCAGCACAGCGCCCCGAGTGGGCTTACGCGTGAACAGTACGCCGCCTTGGTGGCCGGAATGGAGGCCTGCGCTCAAACAGGGACGGCGAAGGTGTTACAGTCGCCCTTCATGAAGATACCAGGGCTCAGCATTGCAGGGAAAACCGGTACGGCGCAGAAGCAGACGCCCAAAGGGGCGATTAACTTTGCCTGGTTCATTTGTTTTGCGCCGATCACAAACCCACAGGTTGCTATTGCCGTAGTGATGGAAGGGGACACTCCAGGTGAGGAAACGGCCGGTGGACGTTACGCCGTACCGGTTGCCGCTGCGATTTTACGGAAATGGGACGAGCAGAAAAAAGCCCGACCACTGGGTGTGTTGCCCAGCTTTATTTCCAGCCGTCCCGCTTCAACGATCAGTCCGCAGTCGAACCCGTAG
- a CDS encoding rod shape-determining protein MreC gives MLPTAIKRMARVSFFELQAPFETTASYIRDLQTFWSLKTRPKNELIEAGRDLAHLNASYEVRLQQDANLRAELDRLERVLKMPPTPGYRSEVARVVRRDFSSWWQQLTIRKGRNYGIVEGAPVIYEGGVVGRIREVYAYTSVVDLVSSPGVRIAAAAEGDTRPVSYQGGINPTYGPAFATVEYVPLDVFVTPATPRRLVTSGLGGVFPPNLTIGYLTRVEPSTDGLFKSGDVKLDAGLSDLSEVTVLVPEATAQRD, from the coding sequence CTGCTGCCCACCGCGATCAAGCGCATGGCCAGAGTTAGTTTTTTCGAACTTCAGGCTCCGTTTGAAACCACGGCCTCTTACATCCGCGACCTGCAAACGTTCTGGTCGCTCAAAACCAGGCCAAAAAACGAGTTAATTGAGGCTGGTCGGGATCTGGCGCATCTAAACGCATCCTATGAAGTACGCTTGCAGCAGGATGCCAACCTGCGCGCCGAACTCGATCGCCTGGAGCGGGTGCTCAAGATGCCGCCTACTCCCGGATATCGCTCCGAAGTGGCGCGTGTTGTGCGGCGGGATTTCTCCTCCTGGTGGCAGCAATTGACCATCCGCAAGGGGCGCAACTACGGAATCGTCGAGGGTGCGCCCGTGATCTACGAAGGTGGAGTGGTGGGGCGTATTCGCGAAGTGTATGCGTACACCTCGGTGGTGGATTTGGTCAGCAGCCCGGGTGTTCGCATCGCCGCTGCTGCAGAGGGCGATACCCGCCCCGTAAGCTATCAAGGCGGTATCAATCCCACCTATGGGCCTGCTTTCGCAACGGTTGAATACGTGCCTCTTGATGTTTTTGTGACCCCCGCCACACCCCGTCGGTTGGTCACCTCTGGACTGGGCGGGGTGTTTCCGCCCAATCTCACCATCGGCTATTTGACCCGCGTTGAGCCCAGCACCGATGGCCTATTCAAATCAGGGGATGTTAAACTAGACGCGGGCCTATCCGATCTGAGTGAAGTGACAGTGCTGGTGCCGGAGGCCACGGCGCAGCGCGATTAA
- a CDS encoding rod shape-determining protein, translating into MASNLFGYFSNDIGIDLGTANTLVYVKDKGIVLREPSVVALDTVTRKVRAVGEEAKKMLGRTPGNITAIRPMKDGVIADFDVTEEMLRYFIRKVHNNALRVAPRVVIAIPSGITEVEKRAVKDSATHAGARDVITIPEPMAAAIGVGLPIDEPAANMIVDIGGGTTEIAIISLSGIVFSKSIRVAGDELDSAIVNYMKRAYNLLIGERTAEEIKVRIGSAYPLEEELTMEVKGRDSVAGLPKTIHITSQEIREALNDPISAIVDAVRSTLERCPPELSADLVDRGFVMAGGGALIRGIDRLLSDKTGLPVIVADDPLSAVANGTGAVLNDLNWVLQNV; encoded by the coding sequence ATGGCATCGAATCTTTTCGGCTACTTCTCCAACGACATCGGCATCGATCTCGGCACCGCAAACACCCTCGTTTACGTTAAAGACAAGGGCATCGTTTTGCGTGAGCCCAGCGTGGTCGCCCTGGACACCGTCACCCGTAAGGTCCGCGCCGTGGGCGAAGAAGCCAAGAAGATGCTCGGGCGTACTCCCGGTAATATCACCGCCATCCGTCCAATGAAAGACGGCGTCATTGCCGATTTCGATGTGACCGAGGAGATGCTGCGCTATTTCATTCGAAAGGTGCACAATAACGCTCTGCGAGTGGCCCCACGTGTCGTAATCGCCATCCCGTCGGGCATCACTGAGGTTGAAAAGCGCGCAGTGAAGGACTCAGCCACTCATGCCGGTGCGCGTGATGTCATCACCATTCCAGAGCCTATGGCCGCCGCTATCGGCGTGGGTCTGCCTATCGATGAACCCGCAGCCAATATGATCGTGGATATCGGCGGTGGAACCACGGAAATTGCGATCATTTCTCTTTCAGGTATCGTGTTCTCCAAGTCGATACGTGTTGCAGGTGACGAACTGGACAGCGCGATCGTTAACTACATGAAGCGCGCGTACAACTTGCTCATCGGCGAACGTACGGCGGAGGAGATCAAGGTTCGCATCGGTTCGGCTTACCCGCTCGAGGAAGAGCTCACCATGGAGGTCAAGGGACGCGATTCGGTGGCCGGTTTGCCCAAGACGATTCACATCACCTCGCAGGAAATCCGCGAGGCGCTCAACGACCCCATCTCGGCAATCGTGGATGCAGTCCGTTCCACCTTGGAGCGCTGCCCGCCTGAGCTTTCCGCTGACCTAGTGGATCGCGGTTTTGTAATGGCGGGTGGCGGTGCGCTGATCCGTGGCATCGATCGCTTGCTGAGCGACAAGACCGGTCTTCCGGTGATTGTCGCTGACGATCCGCTTTCTGCCGTCGCTAACGGCACGGGCGCAGTCCTTAACGATCTCAATTGGGTGCTTCAGAACGTCTGA
- the tatA gene encoding twin-arginine translocase TatA/TatE family subunit, with product MNSLYFPIAAFGLGGAELLLILAIVVLLFGGAKLPELARGLGKSIKEFKKASAEGEADSADSSDKKAAVKPEATKTHGSN from the coding sequence ATGAATAGCCTCTATTTTCCTATCGCTGCCTTTGGTTTAGGTGGAGCTGAACTCCTTCTCATTTTGGCCATCGTCGTGCTCCTTTTTGGTGGAGCAAAATTACCTGAGTTGGCGAGAGGCTTGGGTAAATCGATCAAGGAGTTTAAAAAGGCTTCCGCAGAAGGCGAAGCGGATTCCGCCGATTCCTCTGATAAAAAGGCCGCCGTTAAGCCTGAAGCCACCAAGACCCACGGTTCTAACTGA
- the rpoD gene encoding RNA polymerase sigma factor RpoD: MPRKAKSVDSDTHSEAVEAAIERIRPSSGDAASPGVDLPAGGINDKIRNLIRLSKEQGYLTFDDINEALPDSVENQEEIDNVLSILQNLEIEILEPDQVEDYKQRQEEAEEEESRSSQHDILDDPVRMYLKQMGQVPLLTREQEVEISKRIENAELKAQSALFEAAVIGKYIATLGAKLITREERFDRVVIDKKIESRDIYFKGLPKLVELTQKNEEAVADSWEEFLKARSEADRKKILAKHTKREATLRANFSKFYFKLKVYEEWLEQLQPVLSEIEQLDQQLDRAKHPKTKKDAAIDSKAINVRLKQIEAENRIAPDKFLAVVQQTNVHVREAHKAKTEMVEANLRLVISIAKKYTNRGLSFLDLIQEGNMGLMKAVEKFEYRRGYKFSTYATWWIRQAITRSIADQARTIRIPVHMIETLNKVMQVQKQLLQEFGHEPTPEEVADEMNLPVERVQQIMKMAQQPISLQSPVGDGDDTSFGDFIEDKSAENPYDMTAYSLLREKIIDVLDSLTERERRVLSLRFGLVDGYSRTLEEVGKQFKVTRERIRQIEAKALRKMRHPTRIRQLHGFFDAEQIDNAQNLLKQVQANKPVIPQTP, encoded by the coding sequence ATGCCGCGTAAAGCCAAGTCCGTAGATTCCGATACCCATTCCGAAGCCGTCGAGGCTGCCATTGAACGTATTCGCCCAAGTTCGGGTGATGCGGCGTCCCCTGGCGTTGATCTTCCCGCCGGCGGTATCAATGACAAGATTCGCAACCTCATTCGTCTCTCCAAAGAGCAGGGGTACCTCACGTTCGACGACATCAATGAGGCCTTGCCTGACTCGGTCGAAAACCAAGAGGAGATCGATAACGTCCTCTCCATTCTCCAGAATTTGGAGATCGAGATTCTTGAGCCTGACCAAGTGGAGGATTACAAGCAGCGCCAGGAAGAGGCTGAGGAGGAGGAATCGCGTTCCTCGCAACACGACATCCTCGACGACCCGGTTCGCATGTACCTCAAGCAGATGGGCCAAGTTCCCCTGCTTACCCGCGAACAAGAGGTTGAAATCTCCAAGCGCATCGAAAATGCCGAGCTCAAGGCCCAGAGCGCCCTTTTTGAGGCTGCCGTGATCGGCAAATACATTGCGACGCTCGGAGCCAAGTTGATCACCCGCGAGGAGCGTTTTGACCGTGTCGTTATCGATAAAAAGATCGAGAGCCGGGACATCTATTTCAAGGGCCTTCCCAAGCTCGTTGAGTTGACGCAGAAAAACGAAGAGGCCGTCGCCGATTCATGGGAGGAGTTCCTCAAGGCACGTTCTGAGGCGGACCGTAAAAAAATCCTCGCCAAGCACACCAAGCGTGAGGCCACCCTCCGCGCCAATTTCTCCAAGTTCTACTTCAAACTGAAAGTTTATGAGGAGTGGCTCGAGCAGCTTCAGCCCGTGCTCAGCGAGATCGAGCAGCTCGATCAACAGCTCGACCGCGCCAAGCACCCGAAGACCAAGAAGGACGCTGCAATCGACTCGAAGGCGATCAATGTCCGGCTCAAGCAGATTGAGGCCGAGAACCGTATCGCGCCCGATAAATTTTTGGCAGTGGTTCAGCAGACCAACGTCCACGTTCGTGAGGCGCACAAGGCCAAGACTGAAATGGTCGAGGCCAACTTGCGCTTGGTGATCTCAATCGCGAAAAAGTATACCAATCGAGGCCTCTCCTTCCTCGACCTCATTCAAGAGGGTAACATGGGTCTGATGAAGGCCGTGGAGAAGTTTGAGTACCGCCGCGGCTACAAGTTCTCCACGTATGCCACGTGGTGGATCCGTCAGGCCATTACCCGCTCCATCGCCGATCAGGCCCGCACCATTCGTATTCCGGTGCACATGATTGAGACCCTCAACAAGGTCATGCAGGTGCAGAAGCAGCTCCTTCAGGAGTTCGGCCATGAGCCCACCCCTGAAGAGGTCGCCGATGAGATGAACCTGCCCGTCGAGCGCGTGCAGCAGATCATGAAGATGGCCCAGCAGCCCATCTCGCTTCAGTCCCCGGTGGGCGACGGTGACGACACCTCCTTCGGTGATTTCATCGAGGATAAATCCGCCGAGAACCCCTACGACATGACCGCGTACTCGCTGCTCCGCGAGAAGATCATCGACGTGCTCGATTCCCTCACCGAGCGCGAACGCAGAGTTCTCTCCCTTCGCTTCGGTTTGGTCGATGGCTACAGCCGCACCCTTGAAGAGGTTGGCAAGCAGTTCAAGGTGACCCGCGAGCGCATTCGTCAGATCGAGGCCAAAGCACTGCGCAAAATGCGTCACCCGACGCGCATTCGTCAGTTGCACGGTTTCTTCGACGCCGAGCAGATCGACAATGCGCAGAACCTGCTCAAGCAGGTTCAAGCGAACAAGCCGGTCATCCCTCAGACCCCCTGA
- the dnaG gene encoding DNA primase, whose product MPAIKPTCLRDLKLRVNIVDVVGRVATLRKAGSRFKGLCPFHNEKSPSFHVDPDKGFYKCFGCGKAGDIITFVRETEQLNFTEAIEALGQRFGVPIEYEAGSGGPSREERSLRQEIFDIHETAAEHFHQTFRASTSTGTWMREYWTGKRRFSLELSEEFKIGATEPSDTSLAAVLLKKMHSEEALRQCGLFFMREGALLGLNSLKPRFRGRLMIPIRDHQGRVVAFTARQTDLTPEDDPAREAKYVNSPETPIFTKGNLLFNLDRARSQVGEGKPFVLVEGQLDALRSWSVGLKTAIAPQGTSITEGQLVLLRRYHTQVECFFDGDSAGQKAALRFLPMALKAGLEVRFLGGATDTKIDPDLLFLERGLSGYDAVSKASLSAIGFACRAFLPSPETATPEQKARVAAELHALILNAESEIARSQFLAEAAGLLRLPLSAVQKDFDQQRLRHDRLQSSRPPSAAAAEASVVVPAPLIPTKDTPEHHLLVLILHFETVGSPLSRTLPHDWIDLSHSAGALLNRFLAEFEQDAWPGRDHLDGLIETEAERTLVASLLFESPQIDDPVKVGNEALRLIQSRALDPRVRQIELALAKGSADSDFDANSLFKELLDIKRQLRAPLRLPAA is encoded by the coding sequence ATGCCCGCCATTAAGCCTACCTGTCTTCGCGATCTTAAGCTTCGCGTGAACATAGTCGATGTGGTGGGGCGGGTGGCGACCCTGCGAAAGGCGGGCTCGCGGTTCAAGGGGCTATGCCCGTTTCATAACGAAAAATCGCCCTCTTTTCATGTCGATCCTGACAAGGGGTTTTACAAGTGCTTTGGCTGCGGCAAGGCCGGCGACATCATCACGTTTGTCCGGGAGACCGAGCAGCTGAATTTTACCGAGGCGATTGAGGCGCTCGGCCAGCGTTTTGGTGTGCCGATTGAGTACGAGGCGGGCTCCGGCGGGCCCAGTCGTGAGGAGCGTTCGCTCAGACAGGAGATCTTCGACATCCACGAAACCGCAGCCGAACATTTTCACCAAACCTTCCGTGCTTCCACCTCCACGGGCACTTGGATGCGCGAGTATTGGACGGGCAAGCGCCGGTTTTCGCTGGAACTGTCCGAGGAATTTAAAATAGGCGCGACCGAGCCATCCGACACCTCGCTTGCAGCCGTGTTGCTCAAGAAAATGCATTCCGAGGAAGCGCTTCGGCAGTGCGGCCTTTTTTTTATGCGTGAGGGCGCCCTGCTCGGGCTCAACTCGCTCAAGCCGAGATTTCGCGGCCGGCTGATGATCCCCATTCGCGACCATCAAGGGCGAGTGGTTGCCTTTACCGCTCGGCAGACCGACCTCACCCCGGAAGACGACCCGGCCCGCGAGGCCAAATACGTTAACTCCCCCGAGACGCCGATTTTCACCAAGGGCAACCTGTTGTTTAACCTCGATCGAGCGCGCAGCCAAGTTGGCGAAGGCAAACCGTTTGTGCTGGTTGAAGGTCAGTTGGACGCCCTTCGCAGTTGGAGTGTCGGCCTGAAGACGGCCATTGCACCGCAAGGCACCTCGATCACCGAGGGGCAACTGGTTTTGTTGCGGCGCTACCACACGCAAGTGGAGTGTTTTTTCGATGGCGATAGCGCAGGCCAGAAGGCCGCGTTGCGCTTCCTGCCCATGGCACTGAAGGCCGGTCTTGAGGTGCGTTTTCTCGGCGGTGCGACCGACACAAAAATCGATCCGGATCTCCTGTTCCTTGAGCGCGGGCTCTCCGGCTATGATGCGGTGAGTAAGGCATCCCTTTCAGCCATAGGTTTCGCCTGCCGGGCTTTTCTGCCGTCGCCGGAAACCGCCACCCCGGAGCAAAAGGCACGGGTCGCCGCCGAGCTGCACGCGCTCATTCTCAATGCCGAGTCCGAGATTGCCCGATCCCAATTCCTCGCTGAAGCAGCCGGGCTGTTGCGGCTGCCGCTCTCGGCTGTGCAAAAAGATTTCGACCAGCAGCGACTCCGCCACGATCGGCTTCAGTCATCCCGACCGCCCTCCGCCGCAGCTGCGGAGGCTTCGGTTGTCGTGCCCGCTCCGCTCATACCAACCAAGGATACGCCTGAGCATCACCTGCTTGTTTTGATCCTCCATTTTGAAACCGTGGGCAGCCCGCTTAGCCGCACACTGCCGCACGACTGGATCGACCTGAGTCACTCGGCCGGGGCCCTGCTCAACCGCTTTCTTGCTGAATTCGAGCAGGATGCTTGGCCGGGTCGTGATCATCTTGATGGTTTGATTGAAACCGAAGCGGAGCGCACCTTGGTGGCGTCACTGCTCTTTGAGTCGCCGCAAATCGATGACCCCGTGAAAGTTGGCAATGAGGCTCTTCGACTCATCCAGTCCCGCGCACTCGATCCGCGCGTTCGGCAAATAGAACTTGCCCTAGCCAAGGGCTCTGCGGACAGTGACTTTGACGCAAATTCTCTCTTTAAAGAACTCCTCGATATTAAGCGACAGCTGCGCGCGCCTTTGAGGCTGCCCGCAGCTTAA
- a CDS encoding DUF362 domain-containing protein, which translates to MVSLAAATRFMLNFRFAILRLLVLATWTTGSQAADALPRPPPPPASPVIWQATLPNFSDSTYAARVEQLISQFEVSLGQKIAPGEKGRVGIKIYADSGPGLATPLGLTKAVIAALQKRGYAKDKIFLVGLNQQRLRYTGYLPSLSTGKSAFDGHQIYVLESGRYFDPVWFYDSPLPSRFDPILVQKSTEAFDPETSLEEDRKSFLATPLFVDADFWINLPVYTDHAVLGVNGALVNATLWNASNTARFFRSPASAPAAVAEMSAIPELRGTWMFTLASLERYQFIGGPWFNSLYTVSEPLIWLGTDPVLLDALMLERINRYRTQEGFKPVSEDIRTLEFASILGVGSRKTADAKFVPVGN; encoded by the coding sequence ATGGTCTCATTGGCGGCCGCCACGCGCTTCATGCTCAACTTCCGCTTCGCCATTTTACGCCTGCTCGTGCTCGCCACCTGGACCACCGGTTCACAGGCGGCCGACGCTTTGCCTCGCCCCCCACCTCCGCCTGCATCCCCAGTGATATGGCAGGCAACTTTGCCCAACTTCTCCGACTCGACCTACGCAGCGCGTGTCGAACAATTGATCTCTCAATTCGAGGTTTCCTTGGGGCAAAAAATCGCCCCCGGTGAAAAAGGCCGGGTGGGGATTAAGATTTACGCCGACTCAGGCCCAGGGCTCGCCACGCCACTGGGACTCACCAAGGCGGTGATCGCAGCGCTGCAAAAACGCGGCTACGCCAAGGACAAGATTTTCCTCGTTGGCCTCAACCAACAACGCCTGCGTTACACCGGCTACTTGCCTTCTCTGTCCACAGGAAAATCCGCCTTCGACGGGCACCAAATCTACGTGCTCGAGTCAGGCCGCTACTTCGACCCGGTGTGGTTTTACGACAGTCCCCTGCCCTCGCGCTTCGATCCGATCCTTGTGCAAAAAAGCACCGAGGCCTTCGATCCGGAGACATCGCTGGAGGAAGATCGTAAAAGTTTCCTCGCCACGCCGCTGTTCGTGGACGCCGATTTCTGGATAAACCTTCCCGTTTACACAGACCATGCCGTGCTCGGAGTGAACGGCGCGCTGGTTAACGCCACGCTTTGGAACGCCTCCAACACGGCGCGATTCTTTCGCAGCCCCGCCAGCGCTCCCGCCGCAGTTGCCGAGATGAGTGCGATCCCCGAGTTGCGCGGAACTTGGATGTTCACCCTCGCCAGCTTGGAGCGATACCAGTTTATCGGCGGCCCTTGGTTCAACTCACTTTACACCGTCTCCGAACCCCTGATCTGGCTTGGAACAGACCCGGTGTTACTCGACGCACTCATGCTCGAACGGATTAACCGCTACCGAACACAAGAGGGGTTTAAACCAGTTTCAGAGGACATCCGAACCCTCGAGTTTGCATCGATCCTCGGCGTGGGTTCACGCAAGACCGCCGACGCAAAGTTTGTGCCGGTTGGCAATTGA
- the ndhC gene encoding NADH-quinone oxidoreductase subunit A yields the protein MSDAYLPLLIQLILAAGLAILIVGVSHLMGERRKKQTAITDTAYECGVKNDGLLHSRFSVKFYVTVMLFILFDIEVVFMIPWAFIYRDFLANNLSILGPILFFFGVLVLGLFYEVRKGALDWEK from the coding sequence ATGTCCGACGCGTATCTCCCGCTTCTCATCCAACTTATCCTCGCCGCTGGCTTGGCTATTCTCATTGTCGGCGTCAGCCACCTGATGGGTGAGCGCCGTAAAAAACAGACAGCCATCACCGACACCGCTTATGAGTGCGGAGTTAAAAACGACGGGCTGCTGCACTCGCGGTTTTCGGTTAAATTCTACGTCACCGTCATGCTCTTCATCCTCTTCGACATCGAAGTGGTGTTTATGATTCCATGGGCCTTCATTTATCGGGATTTTCTAGCCAACAACCTGTCCATTCTCGGCCCCATTCTGTTCTTCTTCGGCGTACTCGTGCTCGGCCTTTTTTACGAAGTGCGCAAGGGCGCTCTCGACTGGGAAAAGTGA
- a CDS encoding DNA integrity scanning protein DisA nucleotide-binding domain protein, with protein MKLDKIIARNRIVDLRSTDMRGALTELIAVAANKFPDLKQESLLRGLMQRESTMTTYLGEGVALPHVRVKMSRNYVLVIGRSQGGIHNENTVEEEKIHLIFMLLADEKARDYLQLLASIARLLKDHELVQAVRHAATTGDVFNRLVAGFGGILAKPVQAQQNRINRLMIREADRVAKGAGCGAIMVFGDAFVGGIEPGAWFPKSKTILVTRNLVEFDESDGNSVGVIQVRSYSPRRLAQLRSAMFVALTRGMISFNDRVCCVGGIAGSNQFDTVVIVDVEREFQTLLTGHADLMPDDVKPEVLERVIAIATELAVEGREGKPVGCLFVVGDAPKVERLIKPLVLNPFYGYKEEDRNILNPFMDETVKEFSSIDGAFIIRGDGVVSSAGSLIQAADVEHVLPSGLGSRHAAAAAITVATECISIVVSSSTGQVTLFRRGVMLPLTEKKFGPAG; from the coding sequence ATGAAACTCGACAAGATCATCGCCCGGAATCGGATCGTAGATTTACGCAGCACGGACATGCGCGGTGCGCTGACCGAGCTGATTGCGGTCGCCGCCAATAAGTTCCCCGACCTCAAGCAGGAGTCTTTGCTGCGCGGCTTGATGCAGCGTGAAAGCACGATGACGACGTACTTGGGTGAAGGTGTCGCCCTGCCTCACGTGCGGGTAAAAATGAGCCGCAATTACGTGCTCGTCATCGGTCGCAGCCAAGGGGGCATCCATAACGAAAACACGGTCGAGGAGGAAAAAATCCACCTCATCTTCATGTTGCTGGCGGACGAAAAGGCCCGCGACTACCTCCAGTTACTCGCCTCCATCGCCCGCTTGCTCAAGGACCATGAACTCGTCCAGGCGGTCCGCCATGCGGCCACCACCGGCGACGTGTTCAATCGACTGGTGGCCGGCTTTGGCGGTATCCTCGCCAAGCCGGTCCAAGCCCAGCAAAACCGCATCAACCGGCTCATGATCCGCGAGGCCGACCGCGTTGCTAAGGGCGCCGGCTGCGGGGCCATCATGGTTTTCGGCGACGCCTTTGTTGGCGGGATCGAACCGGGCGCCTGGTTCCCCAAAAGTAAAACCATTCTCGTCACCCGTAATCTCGTCGAGTTTGACGAGTCGGACGGAAACTCAGTCGGCGTCATCCAAGTTCGCTCCTATTCGCCTCGCCGCCTGGCCCAGTTGCGCAGCGCCATGTTTGTGGCGCTCACCCGAGGTATGATTTCCTTCAATGACCGGGTATGCTGCGTCGGCGGCATCGCCGGTAGCAACCAATTCGATACGGTCGTCATCGTGGACGTGGAGCGCGAGTTTCAAACGCTCCTCACCGGTCATGCCGATCTGATGCCAGACGACGTAAAGCCCGAGGTTCTGGAGCGCGTAATCGCGATTGCCACCGAGCTGGCGGTCGAGGGCCGCGAGGGTAAACCCGTTGGATGCCTTTTTGTGGTGGGCGACGCCCCCAAGGTAGAGCGATTGATCAAGCCACTCGTGCTGAATCCGTTTTACGGCTACAAAGAGGAGGATCGCAACATCCTCAACCCCTTTATGGATGAGACGGTTAAGGAATTCTCTTCGATCGACGGCGCCTTTATTATTCGTGGCGACGGGGTGGTCTCATCGGCGGGCAGCTTGATCCAGGCAGCTGATGTCGAACACGTCCTGCCTAGCGGACTGGGTAGCCGTCACGCGGCGGCGGCGGCGATTACCGTGGCAACCGAGTGCATATCGATCGTGGTCTCATCGAGCACCGGCCAGGTCACGCTCTTCCGCCGCGGGGTGATGCTGCCGCTGACGGAAAAGAAGTTCGGCCCCGCCGGTTAA